The proteins below are encoded in one region of Paenibacillus sp. YYML68:
- a CDS encoding IclR family transcriptional regulator, which translates to MEDGKLTVRAVERALDILLCFTQSEQLSLTEISERVALHKSTVHRLLASLEAKGFIIRDPASERYRLGFSIWELSANLTHSDDPAILLLPEMERLRDLLGETVSLYIRDGLERVRVQAVQSNQAIRRVAPLGARLPLYVGASSKILVAFADPGDRDALLRHPDWPGFAANDAYLQQLEEVRTLGYATSVEEREPGAAAVSAPIFDRRQRLAAALAVSGPSNRLTVELMKEHAPSLMEAARRMGKMLK; encoded by the coding sequence ATGGAAGATGGCAAGCTGACGGTACGCGCGGTCGAACGCGCCTTAGATATATTGCTATGCTTCACACAATCGGAGCAGCTCAGCCTAACCGAGATCTCGGAGCGAGTCGCCCTCCATAAGAGCACGGTGCATCGGCTGCTCGCTTCGCTGGAGGCGAAGGGCTTCATCATTCGCGACCCGGCGTCGGAGCGGTACCGTCTCGGCTTCAGCATCTGGGAGCTGTCCGCGAATCTCACGCATAGCGATGACCCGGCCATTCTGCTGCTGCCGGAGATGGAGCGGCTTCGTGACCTGCTGGGCGAGACGGTCAGTCTGTACATACGCGACGGACTCGAGCGCGTCCGCGTGCAGGCGGTGCAGAGCAACCAGGCGATTCGCCGGGTTGCTCCTCTTGGCGCCAGGCTGCCGCTCTACGTCGGCGCCTCGAGCAAAATTCTGGTCGCCTTCGCTGACCCAGGCGACCGCGATGCGCTGCTGCGACATCCCGATTGGCCCGGCTTCGCGGCCAATGATGCGTACCTGCAGCAGCTCGAAGAGGTGCGGACGCTCGGCTATGCGACGAGCGTCGAGGAGCGCGAGCCCGGCGCGGCGGCTGTATCCGCGCCGATCTTCGACCGCAGGCAGCGGCTTGCTGCCGCGCTCGCTGTATCCGGACCGTCGAACCGATTGACGGTCGAGCTGATGAAGGAGCATGCGCCGAGCCTCATGGAGGCGGCGCGGCGCATGGGCAAGATGCTGAAGTAG